The following proteins are co-located in the Urocitellus parryii isolate mUroPar1 chromosome 15, mUroPar1.hap1, whole genome shotgun sequence genome:
- the Leng9 gene encoding leukocyte receptor cluster member 9, with protein MAGQPGLLPEGAGEDPASPPACRFFLEGRCRFGARCRQPHPGAQAPPSRGAQPEAGTKKPPLRTAAAVIQRIRWDPRLDPADFSVGYVDRFLGVREEPFSAFCWDEPLAALGPGVLAVPQHRVRYFRFRGRLVWDRASRTDLVFGSGSAAGRGPTILDALDGEDAQETPDQERTCEAPEGRESQAAPEGASGNPDWTELRESDREEPGKKCETATEPRPSGTSGAGPPVPRRHLAETERAIGALKAIAPLGATMLPSREVQTPAAPGMSVGKMDMEWGVEDWPEDSERDLPARAVAPRQPRPTHFVALMVSDLGLQAEVAKAQEHLVQVHPSCAAFLVPTHALHLTLALLRLAGPGEEAAAVGALRRALLAPGLQAPRQLRFKDLVLLSHHVLSAPPSPTLEGMAHVLSQRLEAEGLRVLWPREGLYPHLTLAKVPHGSQVHLPEPRFSLDQELQSQPLGRVWLCRMGKAGSTYQSLADIPLGPHTECTQ; from the coding sequence ATGGCCGGACAGCCCGGACTGCTGCCGGAGGGCGCCGGCGAGGACCCCGCATCCCCGCCAGCTTGCCGCTTCTTCCTGGAGGGCCGCTGTCGCTTCGGCGCCCGCTGCCGCCAGCCGCACCCCGGCGCCCAGGCGCCGCCTAGCCGCGGAGCACAGCCGGAGGCGGGGACCAAGAAGCCGCCGCTGCGCACTGCCGCGGCCGTCATCCAGCGTATCCGCTGGGACCCGCGCCTCGACCCCGCCGACTTCTCGGTGGGCTACGTCGACCGCTTCCTGGGTGTGCGCGAGGAGCCCTTCAGCGCCTTCTGCTGGGACGAGCCGCTGGCGGCGCTGGGGCCGGGCGTGCTGGCCGTGCCGCAGCACCGCGTGCGCTACTTCCGCTTCCGCGGCCGCCTGGTGTGGGACCGCGCCTCGCGCACCGACCTGGTCTTCGGCTCGGGATCAGCGGCCGGCCGGGGCCCCACCATCCTGGACGCACTTGATGGCGAGGACGCACAGGAGACCCCAGACCAGGAGAGAACCTGCGAGGCCCCAGAGGGGCGGGAGAGCCAGGCTGCTCCCGAGGGAGCGAGCGGAAACCCGGACTGGACGGAGCTCCGGGAATCCGATCGGGAGGAACCCGGAAAAAAGTGCGAGACAGCCACGGAGCCACGGCCGAGCGGGACCTCCGGCGCGGGACCACCAGTCCCGAGGAGGCATCTCGCAGAAACAGAGAGGGCAATAGGGGCGTTGAAGGCAATAGCGCCCCTCGGAGCCACAATGCTACCAAGCAGGGAGGTGCAGACACCGGCAGCCCCGGGAATGTCTGTTGGGAAGATGGATATGGAGTGGGGTGTAGAGGACTGGCCAGAAGACAGTGAAAGGGACTTGCCAGCTAGAGCTGTGGCCCCTCGCCAACCCCGCCCTACACATTTCGTGGCCCTCATGGTGAGCGATCTGGGGCTGCAGGCAGAAGTAGCCAAAGCCCAGGAGCACCTGGTCCAAGTCCACCCGTCCTGTGCTGCCTTCCTGGTGCCCACACATGCCCTGCACCTGACACTGGCCCTTCTGCGGCTGGCAGGCCCAGGGGAGGAGGCAGCCGCAGTCGGGGCTCTGAGACGGGCCCTCTTGGCCCCAGGACTTCAAGCACCCCGGCAGCTTCGGTTTAAAGACTTAGTGCTCCTGAGCCACCACGTACTTTCTGCCCCACCGTCCCCCACACTGGAAGGCATGGCCCACGTGCTCAGCCAGAGGCTGGAGGCAGAGGGGCTGAGAGTGCTGTGGCCCCGGGAGGGATTATACCCCCACCTCACCCTGGCCAAGGTGCCCCATGGCTCCCAAGTCCACCTCCCAGAGCCCAGGTTCAGCCTGGACCAAGAGCTGCAGAGCCAGCCCCTGGGGCGAGTCTGGCTGTGCCGCATGGGGAAGGCAGGTAGCACCTACCAGTCCCTAGCTGACATACCCCTGGGGCCACACACTGAATGCACACAGTGA
- the Cdc42ep5 gene encoding cdc42 effector protein 5: MPVLKQLGPAQPKKRTERGALSISAPLGDFRHTLHVGRGGDAFGDTSFLSRHGGGPPSEPCAPPAGSPRSATPAAVSQPAAPAPRPSAPADPLLSFHLDLGPSMLDAVLGVMDAERAAAAKPDVDARLEAQHPRARCRPNADLELDDVIGL, translated from the coding sequence ATGCCGGTGCTGAAGCAGCTGGGCCCCGCGCAGCCCAAGAAGAGGACCGAGCGCGGCGCGCTGTCCATCTCGGCGCCGCTTGGCGACTTCCGGCACACACTGCACGTGGGGCGTGGCGGCGACGCCTTCGGGGACACCTCCTTCCTGAGCCGCCACGGCGGCGGACCACCCTCCGAACCCTGCGCTCCGCCCGCGGGGAGCCCACGTAGCGCGACGCCGGCGGCAGTGTCGCAGCCCGCAGCGCCCGCCCCCCGCCCATCGGCTCCCGCCGACCCGCTGCTGTCCTTCCACCTGGACCTGGGCCCCTCCATGCTGGACGCCGTGCTGGGAGTCATGGACGCGGAGCGCGCCGCGGCCGCCAAGCCCGACGTGGACGCGCGTCTCGAGGCGCAGCACCCCAGGGCCCGCTGCCGCCCCAACGCCGACCTCGAGCTGGACGACGTCATTGGTCTGTAG